The Porphyrobacter sp. HT-58-2 genome segment GTCGGCGCGCTGTTCGTCGAGCTCCGCCTTTGTGCAGTCGCGCTCTTCGAAGGTCTCGTCATCGTAGCAGGTGGAAGGGGTAAAGCTCTCTTCCGCATTGTCCATCTGGGCGAGTTTGCTGAGGCCAAGGAAGAAGATTTCGCCATCGTAACTGAATGTGAAACTGTCCGGACCGGTCAGCACCATTTCGGATGTAAACTTGCCTGGCGACATGAAGCAGCCCGACAGGACGAGCGCCAGCCCGGCAAGAACGGCAGCAGCGCGCAGGCGGACCGTGGTCAATTTTGTCATGGCAATTCCCTCCCTCGGAGGTGTTCTACGCGCGTGTTGCGACCGCATAAAGTGCAATCGCTCCAGCGTTCGAGACATTGAGGCTTTCGATCGCGGAAGAGATCGGCAGCCGCGCCAGCACATCGCAATGCGCGGCGATATTGTGACGCATTCCTTCGCCCTCTGCCCCCAGCACAATGGCAACAGGGCCGGTCGGCATGACGTCGGCGAGTACCGCTTCCGCCTCTCCGGCAAGGCCGATCCGCCAGTAACCGGCTTCAGCCAGCTCCTCCAGCGCGCGGGCGAGGTTGACCACACGCACCCACGGCACCGTTTCTAGCGCACCAGACGCCGCCTTGGCCAGCACGCCGCCTTCAGGCGGGGCGTGGCGATCCTGCGTCACGATCGCCGCTGCGCCAAAGGCCGCTGCCGAGCGCAGGATCGCCCCGACATTGTGCGGGTCGGTTACCTGGTCGAGCACGACGATGGGGCGATCCGCCTCGCCCAGGGCAACCTCGTCCAGAAAGACGTCCTCCAGTGGCGCGCACTCGAGGACAAGTCCTTGATGTGGAGCATCTTTTGCCACCAAACGTGCAAGATCGACCGGCTGTGCGTGTTCAATCGGGAAGTTTGCGGGCAGTTCGCCGTCGAGGCTCTCGATCCCCTCGGGCGTCGCCCACAGCTTGCGGTGCTGGCGTTCGGGGTTCTTCAGCGCCGCCTCGACCGCATGGCGGCCCCACAGGCGCACTTGCCCGCTTGACGCCCGGCCCGATCCGCGTCCGCCCTTCATGCGTCCTGCACGACCCCTCAGGGCACGCTTTCGTTCACCTTTACTCATGTTGTTTCCCGGCTGAGGCTTTCCAAACGCGCCCCCTGCCAGCAGGGGCATTGACAGGCAAGCAGTGCTTCGCCAAAGGGGCGCCTCTCGGCGGCGGGTCCGGCAACGGACTCGCGCATTTTCAGGGCGTCAGACGCTCAGGATCGCCCCCCTCATGGCAGGGGACTGTGTGGACAGGTGGCCGAGTGGTTAAAGGCAGCAGACTGTAAATCTGCCCGCGCAAGCGTACGCTGGTTCGAATCCAGCCCTGTCCACCACCACCCTTTCTCAGCACATCCCCGAAAAGCCCTAGAAATCGCAGAAAACCAAGGGTATTCTGCTCTACATCGTCCGCACTCGACCGCTTCTGTTTGCTTGCAGCCGGAGCGTAGTGTGGGAGAGGTGTGGGAGTAAAATGATATCCTCCCACACTTGGGTTCTCCCACAATGGCGGCAAAGATGTGGGAGTAACCGATGGGCAAACTCACGGCTGTTGCGGTCAAGGCCGCTTTGGCGAATCCGGGCACCTATCAGGATGGCGACGGACTGGTCCTCAGAGTCGACAAAAGAGGGGGAGCTTATTGGCTCCTGCGAATCCAGCGCGATGGCAAACGTCAGGATATCGGGCTGGGCAGTCCGAAGCTGGTCACGTTGGCCGAAGCGCGCGCCAAAGCGGCGGAACTCCGCAAGGCCGTAAAGGTCGAGAAGCGCGACGTGCTGACGGAGCGCAAGGACGAGGAAGCGGCCAAGATAACCTTCCGCGAAGCCGCCACCCAATATCACTCCGAGAACGAGGCAGGCTGGAAGAGTGATGTCTATGGTCGCCAGTGGCTGGCCAGTCTGGAAAACTACGCGTTCCCGAAACTGGGCGATATGACGACCGGCGGGATCACCGCTGCCGACATCATCGGGGTGCTCACGCCGATCTGGCAGGAAATTCCGGAAACAGCCCGCCAGGTCCGCAACCGGATTTGCGCGGTGCTCGACTACTCCCATGCAAAGGGCTGGCGCTCTACGGAAGCTCCATCAGGCAATAGCAGCCTCAAAGCAGGGCGAGGGCTGCCGCGACAGGTCAAGAAACCGGCCAACCGCAAGGCGATGCCATACGTGGCCGTTCCTCCATTCCTGACTGCGCTGCGGCGCAAGCCATCCTATTCGCGTCTTGCGCTGGACCTTCTCATTCTGACTGGCGTTCGGTCGCAGGAGGTCCGCCTTGCGAAATGGGACGAATTCGATCTGGATCAGCGCCTCTGGACGATCCCAGCCGAACACATGAAGCGCAGCAGGGCGCACATCGTGCCACTTTCAGAAGCGGCTCTGGCGGTGCTCGTGAAGGCCGATGCAATGCAGATGGAGGGAGCCGAAGTGGTCTTTCCTGGCATGACCGGTAAGGCGATGTCCAACATGACCCTGCTCAAAGTTATGCGCGACATGCAGGAGCCTTTCCACGTTCACGGCTTC includes the following:
- a CDS encoding tyrosine-type recombinase/integrase, whose protein sequence is MGKLTAVAVKAALANPGTYQDGDGLVLRVDKRGGAYWLLRIQRDGKRQDIGLGSPKLVTLAEARAKAAELRKAVKVEKRDVLTERKDEEAAKITFREAATQYHSENEAGWKSDVYGRQWLASLENYAFPKLGDMTTGGITAADIIGVLTPIWQEIPETARQVRNRICAVLDYSHAKGWRSTEAPSGNSSLKAGRGLPRQVKKPANRKAMPYVAVPPFLTALRRKPSYSRLALDLLILTGVRSQEVRLAKWDEFDLDQRLWTIPAEHMKRSRAHIVPLSEAALAVLVKADAMQMEGAEVVFPGMTGKAMSNMTLLKVMRDMQEPFHVHGFRSSFTDWAANEGFPNAVVEAALAHKTPDAVQAAYRRTTYLGTPENPGARVKLMEAWGSYCNGVAVSNNSGVTEGHSV
- the rlmB gene encoding 23S rRNA (guanosine(2251)-2'-O)-methyltransferase RlmB yields the protein MSKGERKRALRGRAGRMKGGRGSGRASSGQVRLWGRHAVEAALKNPERQHRKLWATPEGIESLDGELPANFPIEHAQPVDLARLVAKDAPHQGLVLECAPLEDVFLDEVALGEADRPIVVLDQVTDPHNVGAILRSAAAFGAAAIVTQDRHAPPEGGVLAKAASGALETVPWVRVVNLARALEELAEAGYWRIGLAGEAEAVLADVMPTGPVAIVLGAEGEGMRHNIAAHCDVLARLPISSAIESLNVSNAGAIALYAVATRA